In a single window of the Flavobacteriales bacterium genome:
- the secY gene encoding preprotein translocase subunit SecY, which translates to MKNLITTLKNIWKIEDLRTRILVTLGFILIYRLGAQVPLPGIDASVLAAANEASGGPDGLLGLLNLFTGGAFAQASIFALGIMPYISASIVIQLMGIAVPYFQKLQREGESGRRKINNITRYLTILITAFQAPGFVANLKSQWLNKPIQMADGTFGYVFANNEASIMFTIMSVLVLVTGTMFVMWLGEKITDRGIGNGISLIIMIGIIAALPGSLFAEFAAALESQGGGLVIFLIEILALMLVILVSILLVQGTRRIPVNFAKRVVGNKQYGGVRQYIPLKVNASGVMPIIFAQAIMFVPITLVGFSESETLQGFAAAFTDFAGFWYNLVFFLMIVIFTYFYTAITVNPKQMADDMKKNGGFIPGVKPGRKTAEFLDDAMSKITLPGSLFLAFVAILPAFAMQFGVNQGFAQFYGGTSLLIMVGVVLDTLQQIESHLLMRHYDGLTSTGRIKGKSSGMMGQ; encoded by the coding sequence ATGAAGAATCTAATCACTACATTAAAAAATATCTGGAAGATAGAGGACCTAAGAACTAGAATTCTAGTTACTTTAGGTTTTATACTTATCTATCGATTAGGAGCTCAAGTTCCATTACCAGGTATTGACGCTAGCGTTTTAGCAGCAGCTAATGAGGCTAGTGGTGGTCCTGATGGATTATTAGGACTTTTAAACCTATTTACTGGTGGAGCATTTGCTCAAGCTTCTATCTTTGCTCTAGGAATTATGCCATACATCTCTGCATCAATTGTTATTCAATTGATGGGTATAGCTGTGCCATATTTCCAGAAACTACAAAGAGAAGGTGAAAGTGGTAGAAGAAAAATCAATAATATAACACGTTATTTAACAATTCTTATTACTGCTTTCCAAGCTCCAGGCTTTGTAGCTAATCTAAAAAGCCAATGGTTAAATAAGCCTATTCAAATGGCTGATGGTACTTTCGGATATGTCTTTGCCAATAACGAGGCATCTATTATGTTTACAATAATGTCTGTGCTTGTGCTTGTAACAGGAACCATGTTTGTAATGTGGTTAGGTGAAAAGATAACAGACAGAGGTATAGGTAATGGTATATCACTTATCATTATGATAGGTATTATTGCAGCCTTACCAGGCTCTTTATTTGCTGAATTTGCAGCCGCTTTAGAAAGTCAAGGTGGTGGTTTAGTAATTTTCCTGATAGAGATATTAGCACTTATGTTAGTTATTCTTGTTAGTATCTTACTAGTGCAAGGAACAAGACGAATACCAGTCAACTTTGCTAAAAGAGTAGTCGGTAATAAACAATACGGTGGTGTGCGTCAGTACATCCCTTTGAAAGTAAACGCATCAGGAGTAATGCCAATTATCTTTGCTCAAGCGATTATGTTTGTTCCAATTACCTTGGTTGGTTTTTCAGAATCGGAAACATTACAAGGTTTTGCAGCAGCATTTACTGATTTTGCAGGATTTTGGTACAATTTAGTTTTCTTCTTAATGATTGTAATATTCACATATTTTTACACTGCTATTACGGTTAATCCGAAACAAATGGCAGACGATATGAAGAAAAACGGTGGTTTCATTCCAGGAGTTAAGCCAGGTCGTAAGACTGCTGAATTCTTAGACGATGCCATGTCAAAAATTACCTTGCCAGGTTCTTTATTCTTAGCATTTGTAGCTATTCTTCCTGCATTTGCTATGCAATTTGGTGTTAATCAAGGATTTGCCCAATTTTATGGTGGTACATCTTTATTAATTATGGTGGGGGTAGTGTTGGATACACTACAACAAATTGAAAGTCACTTATTAATGCGTCATTATGACGGATTAACGAGTACTGGAAGAATAAAAGGAAAGTCATCAGGAATGATGGGACAATAA
- the rplO gene encoding 50S ribosomal protein L15 codes for MDLSNLTPAKGSIKNRKRIARGEGSKKGGTSTRGHKGAKSRSGYSRKIGFEGGQMPLQRRVPKFGFTNPNRKEFRGVNLHTLQTLVDNKKVKDTIDLEILIANGLAHKNDLVKILGRGELKAKLNVTVHGFSASAKSAIESAGGTATTL; via the coding sequence ATGGATTTAAGTAATCTTACTCCTGCAAAAGGATCAATTAAAAATAGAAAAAGAATCGCCAGAGGTGAAGGTTCTAAAAAAGGTGGTACTTCAACAAGAGGTCACAAAGGAGCTAAATCTCGTTCTGGATATTCAAGAAAGATAGGTTTTGAAGGTGGTCAAATGCCGCTTCAAAGAAGAGTCCCTAAATTCGGATTTACCAATCCTAACAGAAAAGAGTTTAGAGGTGTTAATTTACATACTCTTCAAACCTTAGTTGACAATAAAAAAGTAAAAGACACAATAGATTTAGAGATCCTTATTGCTAATGGATTAGCACATAAAAATGACCTTGTAAAAATCTTAGGTAGAGGTGAGCTAAAGGCTAAATTGAACGTTACTGTTCATGGTTTTTCTGCTAGTGCAAAATCTGCTATTGAATCTGCTGGTGGTACAGCTACCACACTGTAA
- the rpmD gene encoding 50S ribosomal protein L30: MAKIRVTQVKSKIGRPERQKRTMLALGLKKMNQTVEHEATPQVLGMVKKVAHLLKVEEVK, translated from the coding sequence ATGGCTAAAATCAGAGTTACGCAAGTAAAAAGTAAAATAGGCAGACCTGAAAGACAAAAGAGAACAATGTTAGCTTTAGGTTTGAAAAAAATGAACCAAACAGTTGAGCATGAGGCAACTCCTCAAGTGTTGGGTATGGTAAAAAAAGTAGCGCACCTTTTAAAGGTCGAAGAAGTAAAATAA
- the rpsE gene encoding 30S ribosomal protein S5: protein MSDIKRVKASDIELADRLVGIQRVTKVTKGGRTFSFSAIVVVGDGNGIVGHGLGKSQEVTVAISKAIDSAKKNLVKVPVQNGTIPHEQEAKYSGSQVLIKPASNGTGVKAGGAMRAVLESAGVHDVLAKSKGSSNPHNLVKATMKALTELRDAKQVASQRGVNLETVFNG from the coding sequence ATGTCAGATATTAAAAGAGTAAAAGCAAGCGACATCGAGTTAGCAGACAGACTAGTTGGGATACAACGTGTAACCAAAGTAACTAAAGGTGGTCGTACATTCAGTTTTTCTGCAATTGTGGTTGTAGGAGATGGTAATGGTATCGTCGGTCATGGTTTAGGTAAATCTCAGGAGGTTACAGTTGCTATTAGCAAAGCTATTGATTCTGCTAAAAAGAATTTGGTTAAAGTTCCTGTTCAAAATGGTACTATACCTCACGAACAAGAAGCCAAGTATTCAGGTTCTCAAGTGCTTATCAAGCCTGCTTCAAATGGTACTGGTGTTAAAGCCGGTGGTGCGATGCGTGCCGTATTAGAAAGTGCTGGAGTACACGATGTACTAGCTAAATCTAAAGGCTCATCAAATCCTCACAACTTAGTGAAAGCTACAATGAAAGCTTTGACTGAATTAAGAGATGCAAAACAAGTTGCTTCACAAAGAGGTGTGAATTTAGAAACAGTTTTTAACGGATAA
- the rplR gene encoding 50S ribosomal protein L18 translates to MAFSKESRRNKIRRRVRATISGTSEMPRLAVFRSNKEIYAQLINDIDGKTIAAASSKDIKGTKIEQAGAVGKAIAEKSIAAGVSKVVFDRGGYLYHGRVKALAEGARESGLKF, encoded by the coding sequence ATGGCGTTTTCAAAAGAATCGAGAAGAAATAAAATTAGAAGAAGAGTAAGAGCTACTATCTCTGGTACATCAGAGATGCCAAGACTTGCTGTTTTTAGAAGTAATAAAGAAATCTATGCACAGTTAATCAATGACATTGATGGTAAAACTATTGCTGCTGCTTCTTCTAAAGATATAAAAGGCACTAAAATTGAACAAGCGGGTGCTGTTGGTAAGGCTATTGCCGAAAAAAGTATTGCTGCTGGAGTATCAAAAGTTGTTTTTGATAGAGGTGGATACCTTTACCATGGTAGAGTTAAGGCTTTAGCTGAGGGTGCTCGTGAATCAGGTTTAAAATTTTAA
- the rplF gene encoding 50S ribosomal protein L6 yields the protein MSRIGNNPIELPQGVTITLAENNSVLVKGKLGELSKTFHADLSVNVEENSVTVNRPSDSKEHKSFHGLTRSLLNNMVIGVSEGFKKELELVGVGYRASNSGQKLELALGFSHNVIFEIPAEVKVETLSEKGKNPIITLTSMDNQLLGAVAAKIRSLRKPEPYKGKGIKYVGEQLRRKAGKTAAK from the coding sequence ATGTCTAGAATAGGAAATAACCCCATTGAATTGCCACAAGGAGTGACTATCACTCTTGCAGAAAACAATTCAGTACTTGTAAAAGGTAAACTTGGTGAATTATCAAAAACCTTTCACGCTGATTTATCGGTTAATGTAGAAGAAAACTCTGTTACAGTAAACCGTCCTTCAGATAGTAAGGAGCACAAATCTTTTCATGGTCTTACACGATCACTATTAAACAACATGGTAATTGGTGTGTCGGAAGGATTTAAAAAAGAATTAGAGCTTGTTGGTGTAGGTTATCGTGCAAGTAACTCAGGACAAAAATTAGAATTAGCATTAGGTTTTTCACACAATGTAATCTTTGAAATTCCTGCTGAAGTAAAAGTTGAAACACTTTCTGAAAAAGGTAAAAACCCAATTATTACTTTAACCTCTATGGATAACCAATTACTAGGGGCTGTTGCCGCTAAGATTCGTTCTCTTAGAAAGCCTGAGCCATACAAAGGAAAAGGAATTAAGTATGTTGGAGAGCAATTAAGAAGAAAAGCTGGTAAAACTGCTGCTAAATAA
- the rpsH gene encoding 30S ribosomal protein S8, which translates to MYTDPIADYLTRIRNAAKAGHKVVMIPSSNTKKEMTKILKDKGYILNYKFEEDNKQGMIKIALKYNGSTPAFKKIERISKPGLRKYANKETMPRVLNGLGIAILSTSKGVITDKEAKNLNVGGEVLCYVY; encoded by the coding sequence ATGTATACAGATCCAATAGCAGATTATTTGACGCGTATTAGAAACGCAGCAAAAGCAGGACATAAAGTCGTTATGATTCCTTCTTCTAACACAAAGAAGGAAATGACTAAGATTTTAAAAGACAAAGGTTATATTCTAAACTACAAGTTTGAAGAAGATAACAAACAAGGAATGATTAAAATAGCCCTTAAATACAACGGGTCAACTCCTGCGTTCAAGAAAATTGAGCGTATTAGTAAGCCTGGTTTGAGAAAATATGCCAACAAAGAAACTATGCCTAGAGTACTTAACGGTTTAGGTATCGCTATTCTTTCTACTTCTAAAGGTGTTATTACTGACAAAGAAGCAAAGAATTTAAATGTTGGTGGCGAAGTATTATGCTACGTTTATTAA
- the rpsN gene encoding 30S ribosomal protein S14 encodes MAKESMKAREVKRQKLVEKYAEKRAALKAAGDYEALQKLPKNASPVRLHNRCKLTGRPKGYMRQFGISRVTFREMANQGLIPGVKKASW; translated from the coding sequence ATGGCTAAAGAATCAATGAAGGCAAGAGAAGTAAAGCGTCAAAAGCTTGTCGAAAAGTACGCAGAAAAAAGAGCAGCTTTAAAAGCAGCAGGTGATTATGAAGCATTACAGAAGCTTCCTAAAAACGCTTCTCCTGTTAGACTACACAACAGATGTAAATTAACTGGTCGTCCAAAAGGATATATGCGTCAGTTTGGTATTTCTAGAGTTACCTTTAGAGAAATGGCTAATCAAGGCCTTATACCAGGAGTAAAGAAAGCAAGTTGGTAA
- the rplE gene encoding 50S ribosomal protein L5 yields MYTPRLKTKYSEEIVARLLEKYSYKSVMQVPKLEKICLNQGLGDAVTDKKMVDQACDEMTLITGQKAVATKSKKDISNFKLRKGMPIGARVTLRGDKMYEFLDRFITSSLPRVRDFRGINPKGFDGRGNYNLGIKEQIIFPEIDIDKVNKITGMDITFVTSAPTDEEAMSLLTEFGLPFKK; encoded by the coding sequence ATGTATACACCTAGATTAAAAACAAAGTATTCAGAGGAAATTGTAGCTAGGCTACTAGAGAAGTACTCTTACAAATCAGTAATGCAAGTGCCAAAACTTGAAAAGATTTGTTTAAACCAAGGTTTAGGAGATGCTGTTACTGACAAAAAGATGGTAGATCAAGCTTGCGATGAGATGACATTAATCACTGGTCAAAAAGCCGTTGCAACGAAGTCAAAAAAGGATATTTCTAACTTTAAATTAAGAAAAGGAATGCCAATTGGTGCTCGTGTAACATTGAGAGGTGATAAAATGTACGAATTCTTAGATCGTTTTATAACTTCTTCATTACCTAGAGTACGTGACTTCAGAGGTATCAATCCAAAAGGATTCGATGGTAGAGGAAACTATAATTTAGGAATTAAAGAACAAATCATATTTCCTGAAATCGATATCGATAAAGTAAATAAAATAACAGGTATGGATATCACTTTTGTGACATCAGCACCTACTGATGAAGAAGCAATGAGTCTATTAACAGAATTTGGTTTACCATTTAAAAAATAA
- the rplX gene encoding 50S ribosomal protein L24 yields the protein MSKLHIKKGDTVKVIAGNSKGQEGKVIEVIISKSRALVEGVNMVSKHTKPNAASPQGGIIKKESSIHISNLMLVDPKSGDATRIGRKIDDKTGKLTRYSKKSGEVIK from the coding sequence ATGTCGAAGTTACACATAAAAAAAGGAGATACTGTAAAGGTTATTGCTGGAAACTCTAAAGGACAAGAGGGTAAAGTAATAGAGGTTATTATTTCTAAATCTAGAGCTCTAGTTGAAGGAGTAAATATGGTCTCCAAGCATACAAAGCCTAATGCAGCTAGTCCACAAGGTGGAATTATCAAAAAAGAATCTTCTATTCATATTTCTAACTTAATGTTAGTTGATCCTAAATCTGGTGATGCTACTCGTATAGGAAGAAAGATAGACGATAAAACAGGAAAATTAACACGTTATTCTAAAAAATCAGGGGAGGTAATTAAGTAA
- the rplN gene encoding 50S ribosomal protein L14: MIQQESRLKVADNSGAKEVLCIKVLGGSKRRYASIGDTIVVTVKDAIPSGNIKKGTVVKAVVVRTRKETRRPDGSYIRFDDNACVLLNPTGEMRGTRIFGPVSRELRDKQFMKIVSLAPEVL; the protein is encoded by the coding sequence ATGATACAACAAGAAAGTAGATTAAAAGTAGCCGACAATTCTGGTGCTAAAGAAGTACTTTGTATTAAAGTCCTTGGTGGTTCAAAAAGAAGATATGCTTCAATTGGTGATACTATAGTAGTCACTGTAAAAGATGCCATACCTTCAGGAAACATTAAGAAAGGTACTGTAGTCAAGGCAGTTGTCGTAAGAACTAGAAAAGAAACACGTCGTCCTGATGGTTCATACATACGCTTTGATGACAATGCCTGTGTATTATTAAACCCAACTGGAGAGATGAGAGGTACACGTATCTTTGGACCTGTTTCTAGAGAATTAAGAGATAAACAATTTATGAAAATTGTATCATTAGCGCCTGAGGTGCTTTAA
- the rpsQ gene encoding 30S ribosomal protein S17 codes for MRNLRKERIGVVTSNKMDKSIVVSVVRKEKHPLYGKFVMKTSKFTAHDEKNDCNSGDTVKIMETRPISKNKCWRLVEIIERAK; via the coding sequence ATGAGAAACCTAAGAAAAGAAAGAATCGGTGTTGTAACAAGTAACAAAATGGACAAGTCTATTGTTGTTTCTGTTGTAAGAAAAGAAAAACACCCACTTTACGGAAAATTCGTTATGAAGACTAGTAAGTTTACTGCTCATGATGAAAAAAATGACTGCAATAGTGGTGATACCGTAAAAATTATGGAAACTCGTCCAATCAGTAAAAACAAGTGTTGGAGATTAGTTGAAATTATAGAAAGAGCTAAATAA
- the rpmC gene encoding 50S ribosomal protein L29, which translates to MKQSVIKEMATNELEALLETEKARLEKMKVNHMVSPLENPKQITFTRKTVARINTELRSRELIEAQN; encoded by the coding sequence ATGAAACAGTCAGTTATCAAAGAAATGGCAACTAATGAGCTTGAGGCTCTGCTAGAGACAGAGAAAGCTCGTTTAGAAAAAATGAAAGTAAATCATATGGTTTCTCCTTTAGAGAACCCTAAGCAAATTACTTTTACTAGAAAAACAGTAGCTAGAATTAATACAGAATTGAGATCTAGAGAATTAATTGAAGCACAAAATTAG
- the rplP gene encoding 50S ribosomal protein L16 produces MLQPKKTKFRKMQKGKMKGFAQRGHQLSFGSFGIKALEETWITARQIEAARIAVTRYMKRQGQVWIRIFPDKPVTSKPAEVRMGKGKGAPEYWAAVVRPGRVLFECEGVSKEVAQEALRLASQKLPIKTKFVVRRDYVEAK; encoded by the coding sequence ATGTTACAGCCAAAGAAGACAAAGTTTAGAAAAATGCAAAAGGGCAAAATGAAAGGTTTTGCTCAGCGAGGACACCAATTATCGTTTGGTTCTTTCGGGATAAAAGCATTGGAAGAAACATGGATAACAGCTCGTCAGATAGAGGCAGCTCGTATTGCGGTAACTCGTTATATGAAAAGACAAGGGCAAGTATGGATACGTATTTTTCCAGACAAACCTGTCACATCAAAGCCTGCAGAGGTAAGAATGGGTAAAGGTAAAGGTGCTCCTGAATATTGGGCGGCAGTTGTTAGACCTGGTAGAGTACTTTTTGAATGTGAAGGCGTTTCTAAAGAAGTAGCACAAGAAGCACTTCGTTTAGCTTCTCAAAAGTTACCAATTAAAACAAAATTTGTCGTTCGTAGAGATTACGTTGAGGCTAAATAA
- the rpsC gene encoding 30S ribosomal protein S3, whose amino-acid sequence MGQKTNPIGNRLGYIKGWDSNWYGGRNYGDKIAEDSKIRQYIGVRLSNASVARVVIERTLKMVTITIHTARPGIIIGKGGQEVDKLREELKKITKKEVQINIFEIKRPELDATLVAASIARQIEGRISFRRAIKMAIASTMRMGAEGIKVKISGRLNGAEMARSEMFKDGRTPLHTFRADIDYALEEAHTTYGRIGVKVWICKGEVYGARDLSPNVGLANKPNGPKSGGKFKRKRK is encoded by the coding sequence ATGGGACAAAAAACAAATCCAATAGGTAATAGATTAGGATACATCAAAGGATGGGATTCTAACTGGTATGGTGGAAGAAATTATGGTGATAAAATTGCTGAAGACAGCAAGATTCGTCAGTACATCGGCGTTAGACTTTCTAACGCAAGTGTAGCTAGAGTTGTAATTGAAAGAACTCTTAAGATGGTTACTATAACTATACACACTGCCAGACCAGGTATTATTATCGGAAAAGGTGGTCAAGAAGTTGATAAATTGAGAGAAGAGCTTAAGAAAATTACCAAGAAAGAAGTTCAAATCAACATCTTTGAAATCAAACGTCCTGAATTAGACGCTACTCTTGTAGCTGCTAGTATAGCTCGTCAAATCGAAGGAAGAATTTCTTTCCGTCGTGCTATAAAAATGGCAATTGCTAGTACTATGAGAATGGGTGCTGAAGGTATTAAAGTTAAAATCTCTGGTCGTTTAAATGGAGCAGAGATGGCACGTTCTGAAATGTTTAAAGACGGAAGAACTCCTCTTCATACGTTTAGAGCCGATATTGACTATGCTTTAGAAGAAGCACACACTACCTATGGAAGAATTGGTGTGAAAGTGTGGATTTGCAAAGGTGAAGTATACGGTGCTCGTGATTTATCGCCGAACGTTGGTTTAGCTAACAAGCCTAACGGACCAAAAAGTGGAGGCAAGTTTAAAAGAAAAAGAAAGTAA
- the rplV gene encoding 50S ribosomal protein L22, translated as MGVRKRNTAEALKEARKNVAFAKLNNCPTSPRKMRLVADIIRGEDVEKALNILKFNSKEASGRLEKLLLSAIANWESKNEGSNIENSNLYVKEITVDSGRMLKRVQPAPQGRAHRIRKRSNHVTIVLGSRIQENQDS; from the coding sequence ATGGGAGTTAGAAAAAGAAATACTGCTGAAGCATTAAAAGAGGCTCGTAAAAATGTAGCCTTCGCAAAACTTAATAATTGTCCGACATCTCCAAGAAAGATGAGATTAGTGGCTGATATTATTAGAGGAGAAGATGTTGAAAAAGCACTCAACATTTTGAAGTTTAATTCAAAAGAAGCTTCAGGCAGATTAGAAAAATTGTTGCTTTCTGCTATTGCTAATTGGGAATCTAAAAATGAAGGTTCTAACATTGAGAATAGCAACTTATATGTTAAAGAAATAACTGTAGATAGTGGTAGAATGCTAAAGCGTGTTCAACCAGCTCCTCAAGGTAGAGCTCACAGAATTAGAAAAAGATCTAATCACGTAACAATAGTATTAGGTAGTAGAATACAAGAAAACCAAGATTCATAA
- the rpsS gene encoding 30S ribosomal protein S19, whose translation MARSLKKGPFIHFKLQKKVESNISSGKNNVIKTWSRASMISPDFVGQTIAVHNGRQFIPVFITENMVGHKLGEFSPTRTFRGHGGNKKK comes from the coding sequence ATGGCTAGATCATTAAAGAAAGGTCCATTTATACACTTTAAACTTCAAAAGAAAGTTGAAAGTAACATTTCATCTGGTAAAAACAACGTCATCAAAACGTGGTCTCGTGCCTCTATGATTTCTCCAGATTTTGTTGGACAAACTATTGCGGTTCATAATGGAAGACAATTTATCCCTGTTTTCATTACTGAAAATATGGTAGGTCACAAATTAGGTGAATTTTCTCCAACTCGTACCTTTAGAGGTCACGGTGGTAACAAGAAAAAATAA
- the rplB gene encoding 50S ribosomal protein L2 — MGLRKLKPTTPGQRFKVVNDFEQLTTGNNPVKSLILKKSKSGGRNNTGKMTMRHTGGGHKKRYRVIDFKRNKFGIPATVSTVEYDPNRTAFIALLNYADGEKRYIICPNGMKVGQTVVSGKDATPEVGNTLYLSDIPLGATIHNIELRPGQGGVMVRSAGAYAQLMARDGKYAIIKLASGEVRMVLQTCLATIGTVSNSEHSLQNSGKAGRSRWLGRRPRTRPVAMNPVDHPMGGGEGRASGGHPRSRNGIPAKGYKTRAKKNNSNIYIVERRKK, encoded by the coding sequence ATGGGATTAAGAAAACTAAAACCAACAACACCTGGACAGCGTTTCAAAGTAGTCAACGACTTTGAGCAATTAACAACTGGAAACAATCCAGTTAAGTCACTTATTTTGAAAAAATCAAAATCTGGTGGTAGAAATAATACAGGTAAGATGACAATGCGCCATACTGGTGGTGGTCATAAAAAGAGATATAGAGTCATTGACTTTAAAAGAAATAAGTTTGGGATTCCTGCTACAGTAAGTACTGTTGAGTACGATCCAAACAGAACTGCTTTTATTGCTCTATTAAACTATGCTGATGGTGAAAAAAGATACATCATTTGTCCTAACGGAATGAAAGTAGGTCAAACGGTAGTTTCTGGTAAAGATGCTACTCCAGAGGTTGGTAATACTCTTTATCTTTCTGATATTCCTTTAGGTGCTACTATTCACAATATCGAACTTCGTCCTGGTCAGGGTGGTGTAATGGTAAGAAGTGCAGGAGCTTATGCTCAACTTATGGCACGTGATGGTAAATATGCTATTATCAAACTGGCTTCTGGTGAAGTAAGAATGGTATTACAAACGTGTTTAGCCACTATTGGTACAGTTTCTAATTCAGAGCATAGTCTTCAAAACTCTGGTAAAGCAGGTAGAAGTCGTTGGTTAGGAAGAAGACCAAGAACTAGACCAGTAGCGATGAATCCTGTCGATCATCCAATGGGTGGTGGTGAAGGTAGAGCATCGGGTGGTCATCCAAGATCAAGAAATGGTATACCTGCTAAAGGATATAAGACACGTGCTAAAAAGAATAATTCTAACATATACATTGTCGAAAGACGTAAGAAATAA
- the rplW gene encoding 50S ribosomal protein L23, translated as MSILIKPIITEKMTAASEEFNRYGFVVDRNANKIQIKGAVEEAYGVTVDSVRTMNYAGKSKSRFTKAGVISGRTSHFKKAIVQLAEGDTIDFYSNI; from the coding sequence ATGAGTATTTTAATAAAACCAATAATAACTGAAAAAATGACTGCTGCTAGCGAGGAGTTTAATCGCTATGGATTTGTTGTTGATAGAAATGCTAACAAGATACAAATCAAAGGAGCAGTTGAAGAAGCCTATGGCGTAACTGTAGATTCAGTTAGAACAATGAATTATGCTGGTAAATCTAAAAGTCGTTTCACAAAAGCTGGAGTGATTAGTGGTAGAACAAGTCATTTTAAAAAGGCGATTGTTCAACTAGCAGAAGGAGATACAATTGATTTTTATAGCAACATCTAA
- the rplD gene encoding 50S ribosomal protein L4, whose translation MELAVYNISGKKTTKKVKLNKNVFGVEPNNHAIYLDVKQYLANQRQGTHKSKERGEITGSTRKIKKQKGTGTARAGSIKNPLFRSGGRVFGPQPRDYGFKLNKKVKRVARASALTLMAKDNNITVLEDFSFDAPKTKQYLEMLANFELSGKKTLLILNEPNQNIYLSARNLDRTNVTTSANLNTYQIMNAGNILMVESSIKAIENTLS comes from the coding sequence ATGGAGTTAGCAGTATACAATATAAGCGGTAAGAAGACTACAAAGAAAGTCAAGCTTAACAAAAATGTTTTTGGTGTAGAACCAAACAATCACGCTATCTATTTAGATGTTAAGCAGTACTTGGCTAATCAACGTCAAGGTACTCACAAGTCTAAAGAACGTGGTGAGATAACAGGATCTACTAGAAAAATTAAAAAGCAAAAAGGTACTGGTACAGCTCGTGCTGGTTCTATCAAGAATCCATTATTTAGAAGTGGTGGTCGAGTTTTTGGACCACAGCCTAGAGATTATGGTTTCAAGTTGAACAAGAAAGTAAAGAGAGTAGCTCGTGCTTCTGCTCTTACTCTAATGGCAAAAGATAATAACATTACCGTTTTAGAAGACTTTAGCTTCGACGCTCCAAAGACAAAGCAATATCTTGAGATGCTAGCTAACTTTGAGTTAAGCGGTAAAAAGACGCTTTTAATACTAAATGAGCCTAATCAGAATATCTATTTATCGGCTAGAAATTTAGATAGAACTAATGTTACTACATCAGCTAATTTGAACACTTATCAAATTATGAATGCAGGAAACATTTTAATGGTTGAGAGTTCAATCAAAGCAATTGAAAACACTTTAAGTTAA